A window of Toxotes jaculatrix isolate fToxJac2 chromosome 11, fToxJac2.pri, whole genome shotgun sequence genomic DNA:
ctctctctctctctctctctctctctctctctctcacacacacacacacacacacactcctctcattCTTTACTTTCTCAACCAAACACTCTGAAATACAAGCTATGATGAGGACGCGTCGTCTCAAGGTCTACTTGCAGCTCAGACGTGGTTGtaggttcaggttagaatcaggtttaggtctAGATCAGGGTCAGGGACTAACAAATGTTGACGAGTGTCCTCTCAACTCATGTAAggcaagaatgtgtgtgtgtgtgtgctttggtATGTGAGTATGGAAGATACTcagttacacacactcacacatgctcaGTAATCCAGGCATGTCAGTTCCTGTCTTTGCGGAGGTTCTGTTCGTCGCTGTAATCTCTGGAAAAACAATCCTGCCCGTTGTTTCCCGCCACTGCCGCCTGCCAGTCAAGTGCGTGGGCAGAGCAACCTCAGGGTCCATCACTACAGCAACCGGCTGCACGGAGTGAAGCTGCGAGCAGGaagaagagacaaacagagaggaaaacactcAGCGTGGAGAGATCTGGCAGCAGAAACCAGGACGAGATCTGAAGAGAAAACCTGCAGACGGAAACTtccagcaggaagcagcaggtaGGAACAGGAAGCTGAAACCGATCACATGCTTTAAACTCCTCCGCTACAGGTTCAGGTGCTGAGACAGTGTGCTCTGAATTTAAAGGAGCAGTCTGAGGTTTGGTCAGAGGAAACCGTTAGCCTCGCTAACGTCCACCTGGACGATCAGCTGCTGCCAGGGACGGTTGGACAGAGCTGTCTCTGTGGGCTCAGCACAGGCAGCTTTGACCCGCTGGACACAGAAAAAACAGGTGctgaccaaaaacaaacaaactcagctTTTCTTCTCATGTTTGTGAGTTTACAGTGGAACAAACGAGCTCCAGGAAATAGCCACAGCCTCGTTCTCAACAGTCTGAAACTCAAACTAAAGCTTTCACCGTCCGTCCGGCTTCTTCCTGTCAGCGTACGTGAGTTTTCTctggtgtggtggtggtggactgagggcagactggaccCTGCAGTGACACATCCTGTATTCTGAGACAGGACCTGCTGGgttagctggttagcatgctaacatcgGTGGAAGATAAGTTGATTAGCTGATGATGAACTCGCATCATTTCCTCAACACCGGTCAGTAAACCGCTGCTGACGCTAACTTTGGCTTTGTAACGACACAAAAACACGCAAAGAGCTGCGTTAAGCCGGAGAGGTAGCGACGGACTGAATGCTGAGGCTCAGGTCTGAGGGTGAAGGGGTTACACATCAGTAGAAGGACGCCCCTGCCACTCTACAGGAATAAGGAAGCAGCCGTCACCATGGGAACGGAAGGACAGTCTGCCCTGTGTGAACAGcctttcattttccatctgcAGCCGTGGGAGCTGAACGACACGTCTGGGATTTCCTACAGTGAAGTCAGCACCAGGAACGCTGTTTCCTCCGGTCGACGCCCAGCGAGACCACCCAGCAAACCTGAGTCAGTCCATCAGTCCATCTGAGAGACAGAACAGTGGATCTACACTTCTGTTGTCTTACTCAGCCACCTCATGTTATATGGACCAGTCTGTCAGTCTGACGTTTGTCCTGAGGGTGGCGCAAGAGGAAAGACCACGGAGCCATAAGAATCCACAGGTTCACCCTCTGAGCTCAGAATACAGTCTGAGCGGTAGATGTTCACACATCTGGCTCTGGACCAGCAAACATCTGGATCAGGTTTAGAAGCAGCGGTTTGGATTCAGACCAAGGTGCTCGAGTCCACATTGGTTGAAAAGGTTTAAGACGCAGAAACATCGGGTTCATGGCGAGACACTCAGAGACCGTCAGACAGAGACCCTCATACAGAGACACTCAGACAGAGACACTCAGACAGAGACCCTCAGACAGAGACCGTCAGGCAGAGACACTCAGACAGAGACACTCAGACAGAGACCCTCATAAAGAGACACTCAGACAGAGACACTCAGACAGAGACCGTCAGGCAGAGACACTCAGACAGAGACactcagacagagacacctgatCACCTGACCAGTTCATAAACAAAGAAATTCATCGCCAGCAGTTTCAGTTACTGATCAGTCGTTGATGTTTTCAGAAGAGAAAAATATTGATCATGAATACTGAATGTGGACGTTTCGTCTTTCGTGAACATCTGGGTTGcagatgtttttcagtgtgattGTTAACGACTAAAGACAAAGGTCAGGACATGGTGTGAAATTCCAGGTGACAGTGGCTCCTGCTGAGGGGTCAGGGCCCTGAATGAGTCTGACTCCAGCGCCTGGCGGAGGTCATGATTTCTGAGACATTTCTGATGTCTCAGAAATGTCCCACATCAAAGACTCACGGGTCAGCGTCTGAGTTATTGATGGAGCGTCTGTCAGCTGATCAGGTTTCACACGTTTGAAGTGTCCAAACCTGAAGACGCGGCTTTAAAAAGCTTTGACGTGTCGCTGAGTCCAgctgagagctgcagaggacaTCAGGGACAAACATCTGATCCGAGGTCTGCTAACAGGACGCAGATCATCAGATCCTGTGGACAGGACATGTGGGGGTTTTCAGTCTGCAGACTCTGGCTGGCCTGTGCTCAAATGTCCGTCCATCCTTTATCGTGAAAGGATCAGTGCGATGGCTGAGTATTGGTCACGTGCAGGCCgtaaacaggaagctgctgtAAACAGACCTCAGTAAATGAAGTGTGAACGCAGCCTGTTCACAGCTGATCCCAGGTCTGCTCTGTGATCCTGGACCAGAGGCAGCAGCTCTGATTTATCTCTCTCACACCTGGTTCAGACCTTTGAGCGGGACGATGACAGCTCGAGACGCTGGGCTGAAGACGCCGCTGAGTCCGTCTCACCTTTCagagagctctgtgtgtttatccaACGCTGAGAAACTGACTCCAGGTCAGTCACCgtgtctttcttctctttcaggtCGTCCTCTCTGTAGCCAACATGTCTGCAgccgtcctgctgctgctgaactgctgtgtcctcactgtcctcatCGTCCCTCCATGCACAGGCCAAGGTAGGTCATATGATCGcaggtccccccccccccccccccccctctctctttctctctctctctctctctctctctctgtgcaggaaCCAAACCTCATTCtaaaaactgctgcttttaGGTTTTGCCTGCTGGGTTTCAGACAGAGCTGCTGGATCAGCTCAGGGTTTAaatgcttttctgtctttcacagtTCAAGAGCCTGAAACTCAAAATATTCAATATGataaatgaatttaaatctgGAACTAATTCTTATTTTCATCATTCTGCAGAGTTTCCTGTTCATattaatgttaaatgtaaagAATTGaattacaacagaaaaacaaagattttaacACCCATGACCCTCGTGCACACAGCTCTTCATCTCCACAAAGACAAGATGCAGGTTCTAATACTGataatcttcatcatcatcatcattaaaagcaataaaacagacaaattgGTCAGTAAATGTTTTCTACAGACCGAGGAACAGgctcagtgtcagtcagtctgagtgatgatgatgataatgatgactCCGCCTCCTCTGGACGTTGTTGTATTTCACAGGAACTTTTCAGAAATTTATTGGGAAATGTTGAACCTGTAAAAAGACACAGTCAGTACAAACGTGTGATTCACACCTGGAAACGTTGACCGAATCACGTTCCTGGATTCTGTCGCGGTCGTTTGGATGACAGCAACGCCAGAGCGGACGCCGCTGCAGTAGCTGCTTTCTGATGGTTCTCATACATGATGGAACCTCAGTGTCGTCATTAATGGAACAGGAAGTCCAGTACCAGACCTCACTTCAGCTCACGTTAACTAGTAAAACTAGTCTTCATGACAGACGACCTCAGTGaaacatgccccccccccacagtgaGTCAGCTGTGAGCTTCCTGTCAGAGCTCAGTGTGATTAATCAGAAACCAGCTCTGGGTGTCGAGGACAGACAGGTGTCAGGATGTGGGTCGAGGATCAGCAGGACCACCACTGAGAGGCTCGGGGTCgggggtgaggagggtgagggtGGACTTCACAGCCCCTGTGATCGTGGCTAAATATTTTTCGATGCCACAGGCTGCTGATCTCAGAGCTTCGTCGTTACAGTTTCGGAGGGATCCAGCTCAGGTGACAGAacactctgctgtttgtgaGGGAACATTTGATCTTCTCCCTCAAAGTCGCTCAAAATACCTGAAAACtgcctgtaaacaaacaaaccgaCAACTGACCGACCAcctccacaacacaaacacctgtgAGACTCAATAAATGTCTGTGAGTGGACTGTCCCTGGCCAATCAGGGAGCAGCTGGGGGGTTAACTTCAGCAGAACATTCATCAATCgttcagagctgcaggaagCTAAAATTATCCACAGAcattaaaccacacacacacacacagacacacacacacacacacacacagacagacacacacacacacacacacacagacacacacacacacacacacacagacacacacagacacacacacacacacacacacacacacagacagacacacacacacacacacacacacacacagacacagacacacacacacacacacacacacacacacacacagacacacacacacacacacacacacacacacagacacacagacacagagacacacagacacacacagacacacacagacacacactcacacacacacacacacacacacagacacacagacagacacacacacacacacacacacacacacacagacacacacacacacacacacacacacacacacacacagacagacacacacacacacacacacacacacacacagacacacacacacacacacacacagacacacacacacacacacacacacacacacacacagacagacacacacacacacacacacacacacacacacacacacacacacacacacacacacagacagacacacacacacacacacacacagacacacacagacacacacacacacacacacacacacacagacagacacacacacacacacacacacacacacacacacacagacagacacacacacacacacacacacacagacacacacagacacacacacacacacacacactcacacacacagacacacacagacacacacacacacagacacagagacacacagacacacacagacacagacacacacacacacacacacagacacacacacacacacacacacagacacacacacacacacacacacacagacacacacagacacacacacacacacacacacacacacactcacacacacagacacacacagacacacagacacacacagacacacacacacacagacacagagacacacactcacacacacagacacacacacagagacacacacacacacacacacacacacacacagacacactcacacacacacacagagacacacactcacacacacagacacacacacacacagacacacacagacacagacacacacacacacacacagacacacacacacacacacacacacagacacacacacacacacacacacacacacactcacacacacagacacacacagacacacagacagacacacacacactcacacacacagagacacacactcacacacacagacacacacacagagacacacacacacacacacacacacagacagacacacacacacacacacacacacagacacacacagacacacacacacacacacacactcacacacacagacacacacagacacacacacacacagacacagagacacacagacacacacagacacagacacacacacacacacacacagacacacacacacacacacacacagacacacacacacacacacacacacagacacacacagacacacacacacacacacacacacacacactcacacacacagacacacacagacacacagacacacacagacacacacacacacagacacagagacacacagacacacacagacacagacacacacacacacacacacagacacacacacacacacacacacagacacacacacacacacacacacacacactcacacacacagacacacacatacacacagacagacacacacacactcacacacacagagacacacactcacacacacagacacacacacagagacacacacacacacacacacacacacacacagacacactcacacacacacacagagacacacactcacacacacagacacacacacagagacacacacacacacacacacacacacacacagacacacactcacacacacagagacacacactcacacacacagacacacacacacacacacacacacacacacacacacacagacacacactcacacacacagagacacacactcacacacacagacacacacacagagacacacacacacacactcacacacacagcagtggcGGTTCTAGACCAATTTCACTGAGGGGGCCTGGCTGGGGCCAGGGGTTTTGATAGAGGGGCACATTAAACCCGcagcaaaaaagacaaagattcgaaatcttgtttgactttttattttaataaaacttgTTAAACCACTGATAAGAGGCTGCCCTACTATTACAGCAACTGTATTCTGCGGTTTTGGTGATTCCGGGCAAACCGGTCAACAAATGAGTCGAGACTCAGTGCTTTTGCCCTCCTCGACTCGATGCTAAGGACACCCAGATTGCTTAATCTGTCGTCATTCATAGTGGATCTGAGGTAGGTTTTCACAAGCTTTAATGTGGAAAAACTCCGTTCACAAGCAGCAGTgcttaaatataaattaatatattcTAAAGCCTGACCAGGGACACAAAACATAGTGTTCTTTTCAACATCACATACCTGATGGTCCAGTGCTTGTAGAtgcacaaatattttctgtctgtgtctcacactCCGCCTCTATCTCAGTCTCAGCTTCCTCACCCTCAGgatcttcatctgtctctctctgctgctctgggccctctctctgaaaatcaacGTCTCCCATGTCCCCTGACTCTCCTTCTGTGGCGCTCTCAACTTGCTCCTCTTCAGCTCTCTCACCACCATCATCTGACTCTGTCTCAATGTCTGCAccattctgtgtctttttcttgtaGAAATAGGACGTAatgtccttttttctcttcatttttcactaCAGACAAAAAGCAATTAAGAGGAATTACACTTCAGCAATCCTACCATTGCGGGCTTGcttggttttgtgttgtgataACGTACGTTAAGAATAGTAACTAACGTTAGCTAGAACCATACAATCAACTTAAGCTGACATTAACACCTGGTGTTCTGGCAGGATGCTATTATAATTCATAAAGTTAGCAAACAACATTTCTTTACCAGAAGTCTTACCTTGACAGTGTAAGTTCGTTCGTCGTTGTTCGTTGTAATCTTCCGACTGCTTCAGGCTCGTGTTATGGTTCGCGCTCGTTTTTTAAATGGTGCAGCGCACTAAAAGGTCCGACTAGAATGTTAAGCCACGCACGTTAGTTCTACCTTCGACGTCGGCGACTCGGCGCTACTGAATAATCTACTTTCGGAGGGGGGGCCACAGGGGGGTCCAGAATCAGTGCTACAGGGGCACTGGCCCCTGCTGGCCCCTCCCCAGAAccgccacagacacacagagaagcgTCAGACTCGTGTTGTACGTTCTGACCTGAAACATCCAAACTGCCAGTTATCAATTCAAATGATGGACAAACGCAGTCACATGAACGTTTCTGGActaaaccagaccaggatcgTTCCCAGACCGGAACCAGGTGAGTATCTGAATGGAACCAGTCGGGTCGTGAACAGGTGTTTTGACTCATGGCTCAgtcacctgtcacctgtgggccagatgtcacacacacacttcacctgCTGTGATTTGTAGTTTTCTCTCCTTGGTAAAAGTCTTTCATGGTCTTTCACGAGGACCTGTCTCAGTCCTCAGACCGTCTCTCTCAAACATAACACGGTTTTGCCTCTAAATGTTTCTAAAGAACGCACCAACAATCCCAAAGGTTTTAACAGGAGTCATGTGACTCAGCAGTAAATCATGGCGGTGTCAGGATCCTCACTGAGCGCGCTCAGAGGCGCTCAGCAGGTTATTGTTCTCCGTTAATCCGCTCCCTCCCAGCTGTCAGATTAACCCTCCGCTCGTTGTTGTCCGCCCCTTCTCAGATAACACTTAGCTCCTCCCGGCTGTTGCTGAAGTCATGTGAGACTCGACCGGCGTCCCGGCAGCTCCAGGACAGATCAGCTGACCTGGTCCTGGAGCTGCCGGGACGGAGGACCGAGGACgagtctgttgtttttgtgtcaggACCCTTTGAAAACAATCCTCCCTCATTGGAGCTGACACTCGATCCACTTCACTTCACCTGcactcagagctgctgttagcacagaggtcagaggtcagaggtcagggtctgTGCTCTAAATATGGATCAAATATTCCTGCAGATGACTCTGTGTGCGTTTGATCCTCAGGAGGAAATAAAACCAGACAGAAGGACGGACGCTTTGAGAGGCTGCTGACAGCAGGGCCCGAGACAGTGGGACGACGCGTGACCACTAGCCAACCAATCAGAATACGACATCAGGCAATTCTGTAAATGTTGTCCTCCTACAGTCATTAAATGCTGTTTAATTTCCCGTCTTCCCGTCTCCGTCAGTCCAACACATGGTCCAGAGATGATTGGTTCACTGCTGTTAAAGCATCAAACTCTCACGTTTAGGAAAAAagctgctgattcattttctgttgtcagtTGATTAATGGACTAATTGTTGCAGTCTCTGTGTCCACAGAGACATTAGGAggaaagccccccccccccgtctttCTGTTTGACATAACTCAATCAAAGCAACGGGTTGTTACCAGCTGTCTCTCTGAGCGACAGACAAGCTGCTCAAACACTGAACGCCACGTGGCTCAGCGactgtcagaggtcagaggtcaaactgtCTGCTACTAATGTCCCACCAGAgacctgaaacactgaaatatgtCCTGGcagctgagacacaaacactaaAGACACACAGCAAGGGTCGGTGACTCCGAGTTCACAGGACGCAGCAACGAAAACAAACTGTCAACAAGAGAAAATATCTGAGTTGGACGAGACTCGGGCGAGACTCAGACGAGACTCAGACGCTCGTGGACTgtacaggaaagaaaaatgaagctCTGTTACAGCCTAGCTGTTATATTGTCAGCTTCCTGTCCCAGGGacgtccatctgtctgtccctgttGTCTTTGATCTGTCCTGTTCTTCTTCCTCCAGGAAgtaactgcagctgcagcgTCACCAACAGCCACTGTGATGAGTCCGGAGTCTGCAGGTGAGACATCCATCAGTTATTCACTGATCAGTTAGTCCTGATGGACTCACAAACACCTgtgtccatcatcatcacctgttctgtgcttcagtgtgtttgcttgaggaggaggagcctcAGGCTGCTTCCTGCTGGACTcaggtgttgtgtttgtggtctGACAGCCTGGCAGCGCACCGGTGGACGTGTGTGATCCATTCTAACATTCTAActaacagtttgtgtgtgtgttttcaggtgtgaCCCCGGTTGGGACGGCGACCGCTGCGACCGCTGCGTGCCGATGCCTGGCTGTCGCCACGGCTCCTGTCAGCAGCCGTGGCAGTGCAGCTGTGATCTGGGCTGGGGGGGACGCTTCTGTGACAAAGGTCGGAGACgctttttacagtttgaataaaAAGTCGAAACGTCCTCTGCACTGTGTGTTCTTCCTGTCGTCTCAGGTTTTTCATTAACccttttaaacctgccatagaaccaaatcctccagaacatattttacatttttacctgctgtggtgccacatatttttctaaatacagagatgtcttagctgtatccctcaaaattagaaatataaaaaagttgcacaaaataactttaaaccacaataaatttgagtgtatacACTGGCTAGTCTTtgagatacactcaaatttataaactaagacaaaaacaaaacgaacacccgctatctggattatactagttttattgtgtgcgctgtttatggattttttgcgactttttactggttttctgcacacccactcgtggaagagaacagctctctgagacatgtttaaagtttgatatgtaagtgttactcctccggtttaatatgcaaaaagaattattgctctatcttatgtggttgcagttttaccggcatttaaaaattgatatgcaaaagagatcgccggcgctcccgtcGGTTTAAACCCCTTAAagatcgccggcgctcccgtcGGTTTAACAGGGTTAACTGTTTCAGACCCGTATGTTCCGTGTTTCAGACCCGTATGTTCCGTGTTTCAGACCTGTATGTGTGCTCGGAGCAGCAGCCGTGTCAGAACGGAGCTTCCTGTGTGATGGAGGACAGCGGTGAATACACTTGTCTGTGTCCTGAAGGTTTCCATGGCAGAAACTGTCAGCTGAAGACCGGACCCTGTCACCGGAGGAGGTCTGTCCGTCCAAATGTTCAGAATAAACAGCCGTGTAGAAAATCATGAtgctttaaaatataaataaaaaatgaactcCGCCTCCAACAGAAATGACACCATCACATTGTATTAGCTTCATCAGTTTATCAGAGACCGTTGTTGGTGCGTTCATggtcccctcaggatgaactgacCAGttcgccatcatcaggtcacactttcatctttatcttcttcatgtgtttcctctgttgtcCATCTCCAGGTCTTCATGTAAGAACGGCGGTCTGTGTGAGGATGCCGATGGTTTTGCAGCAGAGTTGACGTGTCGCTGTCTGGCCGGCTTCACGGGGCCGCGCTGTGAGACCGACGTGGACGACTGTCTGATGAAACCGTGCGGTAATGGTGCCACCTGCTTGGACGGCGTCAACCGCTTCTCCTGCCTCTGTCCCGCCGGCTTCACCGGCCGCTTCTGCACTGTCAACCTGGACGAATGCGCCAGCCGGCCCTGCCTCAATGCCGGCCACTGCCTCGACCGTGCCGGAGGCTTCCACTGCATCTGCCGGCCTGGCTACTCCGGAGCCACCTGCGAGACGCTGGAGAGGAGCGACTCCCCCGAGTCTGGATGGACAATGCTGGGGTGGCAGGGGGGAGGAGGTGGCGAGCCGGGGCACCACTCGACCACTGGAGGTAAGAACCAAAGGACCAGCAGTAACAGCAGCCATCACGACGACCGGCTGTTTAAGGTAACGGTGAGCGAGCGCGGCAGCCCCGGCCTCTCAGAGGTCCAGCTCATTGTCCTGCTGGTGCTGGCAGGGCTGACGCTGGGCGTGGTGGTGCTGACTGCCGCCCTCGTCCTGCATGGGAACTGCAGGGACTGTGGCCACGCCCCCTGTTGGTCATCATCATCGCAGCAAGGACAGAAGAGCAGGCGGAGAGCCCAGCAGGACGAGCAGGACTGTCAGATCAGCTTCCTGAATGCTGCGGatccagagaagaagaaactcaACGTGGAGGTCGTATAGACTGAGTAGGCGTCCGAGCACGGGAGTGACACACGGGGGGGCTCTCTCACCCCTGCAggatcagaggtcagaggtcagagctgtCGTCTTGAACCTGAAAAGTATAACTGACTTCACCTGCCTCAGGTTCAGGTCTGAGCTGGGGTCCAggctgctgttgccatggagaagTGGTCTGTCCGCTGCTGAACTGACTCTGCTGCAGATCCGTCTTTAACGTCCACTGTTAGTGGTTCACATGACACAACTTCGAGCTCTGTGATTGGATGTTTCTTGGCCAGATGCATGTTGGGAGTCGTAGTTACCTTCACGCCAGAACATCTGGACTTTTTATTGAGGAAGCAGATGTTTTCTAACAGATGTTCGCCTCGTTGATCCACCTGTGACTCACTG
This region includes:
- the dlk2 gene encoding protein delta homolog 2; protein product: MSAAVLLLLNCCVLTVLIVPPCTGQGSNCSCSVTNSHCDESGVCRCDPGWDGDRCDRCVPMPGCRHGSCQQPWQCSCDLGWGGRFCDKDLYVCSEQQPCQNGASCVMEDSGEYTCLCPEGFHGRNCQLKTGPCHRRRSSCKNGGLCEDADGFAAELTCRCLAGFTGPRCETDVDDCLMKPCGNGATCLDGVNRFSCLCPAGFTGRFCTVNLDECASRPCLNAGHCLDRAGGFHCICRPGYSGATCETLERSDSPESGWTMLGWQGGGGGEPGHHSTTGGKNQRTSSNSSHHDDRLFKVTVSERGSPGLSEVQLIVLLVLAGLTLGVVVLTAALVLHGNCRDCGHAPCWSSSSQQGQKSRRRAQQDEQDCQISFLNAADPEKKKLNVEVV